AGGTTCATCCGGTTTGAGCGTTCTCGCCCGTTGTAGGGCTGCAATTCCTTTGTCTGCTTCATTCGTTTGCAAATACAAGCCTCCTAACAGGAACCAGGCTTGATAATTTTTAGGGGCCAGCTGCGTTGCCAGCCTTGCTCGCGACAAAGCTACGTCATATTGTTGGAATTGTGCCAATTGAGCCGCTTCTTGTGCCAGACTCACGCCCTGCTGCTCTAGTTGAGCAGAATCGAGTTGCAGCGTGTGCGGTACGAGTGCCTGTCCAGAAACTGGCCCAGCCGCACTCAACATACCGAATATAAGCAGAAAATAAAACCAGGGTTTGCGATTGGTAGGCACAGTATAGCCTCTAAGTCCAGAAGATATCTTAAATTTACTTCAACCATACTGCATTCTATCGTGGCGGACAAGTTTAGCTGATCGCAAGCTTTCTGGAGTACTGGGTGCGAAGGGCCCAGTCCTGATTGAGCATTTTTCTTTTGGATTGAAGATTGTAGAACTACTTCAGGACTTACGCTTTTCGCCCCCCTAGCCCCCCAAATCTGGGGGGCTAGGGGGGCAAAACCTTAGGTTAGTGCGTAAGTCCTGTACTTTACCAATGATGCCAACTACTTACCCAACTGGGGATACCTCGATCGTCCCCACATCGCTAGTATTAAGAAAGATGAAGCATCTGGTATACCAGTAGGCAAGTTTATTCAGGCTCGCGCATATATTTTCTAATCGGAGACTAGACGGCTTCTGGCGATCGGGTGAACCTGTTTTAAACCCCACTGGCGGCAGGCCGGTCTTTAACCTTAGTTGCAAAACTACGAATATGCAAATTCCATTGATTGGCAAAAAAGTTGACCAGCCCCCGCCCTGGGTGATGGGTTTAATAGCTGTGACGCTTTTAACTGCCTCCGGTAGCACATACTTATATCTAAATCGGGCAACACCAAAACAGTCAGACATTGCCGATCTGACCGTACCCGTAGAATCAAAAAACCTCACTCTCCGCATTACCGCCAGCGGTTCGGTGGTGCCAATTCAGACCGTTAACCTCAGTCCTAAAACTACTGGACGTTTAGCCGAGTTGCGCGTAGAACAGGGAGACAAAGTAAAGCAAGGCCAAATTGTCGCTCGCATGGATGACGATGATATCCAGGCTCAGATAGTGCAAGCCAAAGCTAAATTGGAGCAAGCCAAAGCTAACTTTGCCAAAGTGCGTGCGGGAAATCGCCCAGAAGAGATTGCACAAACCAGAGCGCGTCTGAGCCAATCTGAAGCCCAGCTAGCAGCCGCCCGTGCGGGGAGTCGTCCCGAAGAGATTGCACAAGCCAGAGCGCGTCTAGCCCAAGCCCAAGCCCAGCTAGCAGCCGCCCGTGCGGGGAGTCGTCCCGAAGAGATTGCACAAGCCAGATCTCGTCTAGCCCAAAGTGAAGCCCAACTAGCCGCTGCCCGTGCGGGGAGTCGTCCCGAAGAGATTGCACAAGCCAGATCTCGTCTAGCCCAAGTCGAAGCCCAGCTGGCGTCAGTGCAAAGTGCTAATCCGCAACAGATTGCAGCAGCCAAAGCTCAAGTAGAATCAGCTCAAGCACGGCTGGACTTGGCGCGGGAACGGGTTAATCGCTATCAAAGCTTGCAAAAACAGGGAGCAATTACTCGCGATCGCCTCGATGAAGTCCTAACAGACTACCGCACGACTACAGCAACGCTGGATGAAGCCAAACGTCGTTTGGCGCAAGTCGAGAATGGCACTTCTCCAGCGGAAATTAACCAGCGGCAAGCAGCTGTGGCAGAAGCGCGGCAAGCATTACAGCTGATGCAG
Above is a window of Argonema galeatum A003/A1 DNA encoding:
- a CDS encoding biotin/lipoyl-binding protein, with the protein product MQIPLIGKKVDQPPPWVMGLIAVTLLTASGSTYLYLNRATPKQSDIADLTVPVESKNLTLRITASGSVVPIQTVNLSPKTTGRLAELRVEQGDKVKQGQIVARMDDDDIQAQIVQAKAKLEQAKANFAKVRAGNRPEEIAQTRARLSQSEAQLAAARAGSRPEEIAQARARLAQAQAQLAAARAGSRPEEIAQARSRLAQSEAQLAAARAGSRPEEIAQARSRLAQVEAQLASVQSANPQQIAAAKAQVESAQARLDLARERVNRYQSLQKQGAITRDRLDEVLTDYRTTTATLDEAKRRLAQVENGTSPAEINQRQAAVAEARQALQLMQKGTRSEEITQREAAVREARQALQLMQKGTRSEEITQREAAVRETQQALQLMQNGSRSEEIAQREATVREAQQALQLMQNGSRVEDIAQAEASVREAQGRLQQVQVQLEDTIIRAPLDGVVTQKYANVGAFVTPTTSGSNTASATSTSIVAIAKGLEVLAKVPEVDIGQIKKEQPVEIVADAYSDTVFKGRVRLIAPEAVLDQNVTSFQVRVALDTGLDELRSGMNVDMTFLGNEVKGALMVPTVAIVTEKGQTGVKVPGESKKCEFRAVTIGPTIEDQTQVLDGLKESDRVFVELPKECQPKPES